From the Plodia interpunctella isolate USDA-ARS_2022_Savannah chromosome 5, ilPloInte3.2, whole genome shotgun sequence genome, one window contains:
- the LOC128669751 gene encoding uncharacterized protein LOC128669751, with amino-acid sequence MASQQEETLLSRCEIPIIDLAHIGTDVCPMKSVVRRIGQQLFAALSTKGLAMLVNHGIADGKLKAVYADLDNFCALPEGCQAQYLKNPDSNHGYLRPGMEPFDTTMKELRHCFNITTLSPAAMPAQEEVPEFTQHAFPLAHDLTNLSRVLLQALAYAFGLPPSAMLASHSGMMESDGRNPSAMRILYYPPVPPEDEGPCCQSDAVHYTRCGAHADSGTFTLLAQDSEGGLEVKLNGSEKWQAVGHLPGAILVQTGQLLAAWTTNILPALMHRVVVPSGTYARARGRHCVAFFCHPDKDAALPTLPPRAAPLPAPPAYTPHVHLTLHHRLLNAAHHIQKRFRETYA; translated from the exons ATGGCGTCCCAGCAAGAAGAAACCCTGCTCTCGCGCTGCGAGATCCCCATCATCGACCTGGCGCATATAG GCACAGATGTGTGTCCCATGAAATCAGTGGTGCGGCGCATTGGTCAGCAGTTGTTCGCAGCTCTGAGCACGAAGGGTCTGGCTATGCTGGTCAACCACGGCATCGCTGACGGAAAG tTGAAAGCTGTGTATGCTGACCTGGACAACTTCTGTGCTTTGCCGGAGGGTTGTCAAGCGCAGTACCTCAAAAACCCTGACAGCAACCACGGTTACCTACGTCCGGGCATGGAGCCGTTCGATACCACTATGAAG GAGCTGCGTCATTGCTTCAACATCACAACGCTGTCGCCAGCCGCCATGCCAGCGCAGGAGGAGGTTCCAGAGTTCACTCAGCACGCCTTTCCACTGGCCCATGATCTCACCAATCTGTCCAGAGTGCTTCTGCAAGCTCTTGCCTATGCCTTCG GTCTACCGCCCTCTGCTATGTTAGCCTCCCATTCCGGGATGATGGAGAGCGACGGGCGCAACCCCTCCGCCATGCGGATCCTTTACTACCCTCCAGTGCCTCCTGAAGACGAGGGTCCTTGCTGCCAGAGCGACGCGGTGCACTACACTCGTTGTGGCGCCCATGCCGACTCTGGCACCTTCACGCTTCTGGCGCAGGACTCTGAAGGAGGTCTGGAG GTGAAACTGAATGGCAGCGAGAAGTGGCAGGCCGTGGGTCACCTGCCAGGTGCCATCCTCGTGCAGACGGGACAGCTGCTCGCAGCCTGGACCACCAACATCCTGCCCGCACTT ATGCACCGCGTAGTGGTGCCTTCTGGGACGTATGCGCGGGCGCGCGGGCGTCACTGCGTGGCATTCTTCTGCCACCCGGACAAGGACGCGGCGCTGCCCACGCTGCCGCCGCGTGCCGCGCCGCTGCCCGCGCCGCCCGCCTACACCCCGCACGTGCACCTCACGCTGCACCACCGCCTGCTCAACGCTGCCCACCACATCCAGAAACGCTTCCGTGAGACGTATGCGTGA
- the LOC128669747 gene encoding uncharacterized protein LOC128669747 translates to MDSSDTEENEMIENSETTQNYRRRSKSTSSSSSSSSSSSSSSSFVEDSDDSVKDPDYQELREKSKFRFTLAEFSEIPMTSERNSQEINQNENMSTVAINENTLPQDLLYQSNTATTENQTPNSNEVEIVQTPTKKGKKRPRQESDWKKNVAKNLRNCGKSYVSSKTKKLMPERILKPPCKETCKFKCRSLINETQRQEILNDYWNLGDIERQWSFILQSIDEVKPVQRYVRIDENGTPAPKRNNNNAFFFTLQGVKIRVCKDFFRNTLAINNRPIETALKKKNKDTNISLIKDKRGCHSNHAHVDDALKNGAKGFIEAIPKIESHYLRANLKRHYIDGSKTISDIHRDYVEQCKTNNVGFVNYIMFYRIFTQEFNISFFIPKKDTCEFCEAYKNSTEEEKEMKKESYLKHHQEKLLSRNEKEKDKNDDNIVVAVYDLQAVFQCPKGEISVFYYKSKLNVLNLTIYDIKNHSVECYVWDESQAHRGANEIATCVFKYIKNISEGGKPVDVVFYSDNAAGQQKNKFTMAMYLYSVQNYPNIKSITHKFLIKGHTQNEGDSVHSQIERQVKRQLRSGPIYTPEGFIGAIKAARKKSTPIHVNEICYSDICDWKAVISKVNFVLQKDEDKNAIKISEIKVFKLLKDEPDTLYFKTSYAEEFKRAIIIKKKVDFNFPLKKAFDRKPGLAEKKKEDIFSLLNSNHIPEYYRSYFESL, encoded by the exons ATGGATTCTTCAGATACTGAAGAGAATGAAATGATCG AAAATTCAGAGACAACTCAAAACTATCGCCGCCGTTCTAAATCTACAAGTTCATCGTCCAGTAGTTCTTCCAGTAGCTCCTCGTCATCATCTTTTGTAGAAG ATAGCGATGACTCAGTTAAAGATCCAGATTATCAAGAGTTAcgtgaaaaatcaaaattcagaTTTACACTAGCTGAATTTAGTGAAATTCCAATGACATCTGAAAGGAACTCTCAAGAAATAAACCAAAATGAAAACATGTCTACCGTcgcaataaatgaaaatacactACCACAAGATTTATTGTATCAGTCAAACACAGCTACAACTGAAAATCAAACTCCAAACTCAAATGAAGTTGAAATAGTTCAGACGCCTACAAAAAAGGGAAAGAAACGGCCAAGACAGGAAAGTGATTGGAAGAAAAATGTTGCAAAAAATTTGAGAAATTGTGGTAAGTCCTACGTATcatctaaaactaaaaaattaatgCCTGAACGAATACTTAAGCCCCCTTGTAAAGAAAcctgtaaatttaaatgccgATCCCTCATTAATGAAACCCAACGCCAAGAAATTCTAAATGATTACTGGAATTTGGGTGATATTGAAAGACAATGGTCATTTATACTTCAGTCCATTGATGAAGTAAAGCCAGTACAACGTTATGTTAGAATTGATGAAAATGGAACTCCAGCACCGAaacgaaacaataataatgcattctTTTTTACTCTGCAAGGCGTAAAAATAAGGGTTTGCAAGGACTTCTTTCGAAACACTCTGGCAATAAATAACCGACCTATAGAAACTGCactaaagaagaaaaataaagatacaaaCATCTCTTTAATCAAAGATAAACGTGGGTGTCACTCTAACCATGCCCACGTAGATGACGCATTGAAGAATGGTGCAAAAGGTTTCATTGAAGCTATCCCTAAAATTGAATCTCACTATTTGCGAGCTAATTTAAAAAGACATTACATTGACGGAAGTAAGACTATTTCGGATATTCACAGAGACTATGTAGAACAATGCAAGACTAATAATGTtggttttgttaattatattatgttttatcgaATATTCACACAAGAATTCAATATATCTTTCTTTATCCCTAAAAAAGACACCTGTGAGTTTTGTGAGGCTTACAAAAATAGcactgaagaagaaaaagaaatgaagAAGGAAAGTTACTTAAAACACCACCAAGAAAAACTTTTATCACGAAATGAGAAGGAAAAGGATAAGAATGATGATAATATAGTTGTTGCAGTTTATGATTTACAGGCAGTATTTCAGTGCCCTAAAGGAGAAATATCTGTATTCTATTACAAATCAAAACTGAACGTACTGAATCTGACAATTTACGATATTAAAAATCACTCTGTCGAATGTTATGTATGGGACGAATCACAGGCTCATAGAGGTGCCAACGAGATTGCCACATgcgtttttaaatatataaaaaatatttcagaggGTGGCAAACCAGTTGACGTTGTTTTTTACTCTGATAATGCTGCTGGACAGCAGAAGAATAAGTTCACGATGGCTATGTATCTTTATTCTGTGCAGAACTATCCAAATATAAAGTCTATCACTCATAAATTTCTCATTAAGGGGCATACCCAAAACGAAGGCGACTCAGTTCACTCTCAGATTGAACGGCAAGTGAAAAGGCAGTTGAGATCTGGACCTATATATACCCCTGAAGGTTTCATAGGCGCCATAAAAGCAGCCAGAAAGAAATCTACGCCGATTCACGTCAACGAAATCTGTTATAGTGATATTTGCGATTGGAAAGCTgtaataagtaaagtaaattTCGTGCTTCAAAAGGATGAAGATAAAAATGCCATTAAAATTTCAGAGATAAAAGTGTTTAAGCTCCTGAAAGATGAGCCTGATACATTATACTTCAAAACTTCTTACGCTGAAGAATTCAAAAGagctatcataataaaaaagaaggtTGATTTTAACTTTCCCCTCAAGAAGGCTTTTGACAGAAAACCTGGTTTAGctgaaaagaagaaagaagatatattttctctGCTGAATAGTAATCACATTCCTGAATACTACAGATCAtattttgaaagtttgtag